One window of Chloroflexus aggregans DSM 9485 genomic DNA carries:
- a CDS encoding undecaprenyl-diphosphate phosphatase, with translation MQTQSITLPRSGLFIGFAVLLAFALLITVPTNPDWWQIVVLGIVQGITEWLPISSTAHLLLTSALLRYQGSIGGTFEIAIQFGTVCSVLLFYWRDLLDQAQALIGRGDPATIAMARKLWLGVVIAFIPAAVVGILARNFIKAVLFESPLVIAIALIVGGIIFLWIERTRISQPATTADFTTVSPQRALIVGIAQIFALIPGVSRSGSSIVGGLLAGFDRPTATAFSFYLAMPTLGLATIVDLIGSLDQVQAGDWGRLLLGATVAMIVGYGGIGWLLRYIATHNFTMFGYYRIIAGVLIIGAVIAGVL, from the coding sequence ATGCAAACACAGTCGATTACCCTGCCCCGTTCAGGGCTGTTCATCGGGTTTGCCGTGTTATTAGCCTTCGCGTTACTGATCACCGTACCGACCAATCCCGACTGGTGGCAGATTGTTGTTTTGGGAATTGTGCAGGGCATTACCGAATGGCTACCGATCTCGTCAACTGCTCACCTGCTCCTAACCAGCGCGTTGCTCCGCTATCAGGGTAGTATTGGTGGTACCTTTGAAATCGCCATTCAATTCGGTACCGTTTGTTCTGTCCTGCTCTTCTACTGGCGTGATCTCCTCGACCAAGCACAGGCCCTGATCGGGCGCGGCGATCCGGCGACGATTGCAATGGCGCGCAAGCTCTGGCTCGGTGTGGTCATTGCCTTCATCCCGGCAGCAGTTGTCGGTATCTTAGCCCGTAATTTTATCAAGGCTGTCCTGTTCGAGTCGCCGTTGGTGATAGCCATTGCGCTCATTGTCGGCGGGATTATCTTTCTCTGGATCGAACGCACCCGCATATCACAACCGGCGACAACTGCCGATTTCACAACGGTTTCCCCTCAGCGAGCACTGATCGTCGGAATTGCCCAGATTTTTGCGCTCATTCCCGGTGTATCGCGCTCAGGCTCCTCAATCGTCGGCGGGTTGTTGGCCGGGTTCGACCGCCCAACCGCGACGGCGTTCTCGTTTTACCTTGCTATGCCGACGCTTGGCTTAGCGACGATCGTTGACCTGATCGGCAGTCTCGATCAGGTGCAAGCGGGTGATTGGGGCCGATTGTTGCTAGGGGCAACGGTAGCGATGATAGTCGGTTATGGCGGCATCGGTTGGTTGTTGCGCTACATCGCCACCCACAACTTCACAATGTTCGGTTACTACCGGATTATCGCCGGAGTATTGATCATCGGAGCAGTCATCGCAGGGGTCTTGTAA
- a CDS encoding tyrosine-type recombinase/integrase, with amino-acid sequence MNDKRADQHLTPDTPLTVAGAVWLARLSSAGLDEDDDDLDERTREQQRHHARQTIASYEIALRLFTRWAERNGRQRLGDLQIGDLVAYARTLRKRSYDLSQRAAAVRAEGQPRERLSERTIHAYVRPLFGFLALADSHGAIPFRVAAARPEVSRVLPRLPDPVAPTPPDLRRLVRFYDKPHGEERERQTLTRLRNAALLHFLFSSGARISEALSLDVGDVTRDRRILARVIVRGKGRREGTLFIRKHAELALHRYLTARNWPSAREPLFVAFDPRTGGERLSRISGWRIVTTAAHALADQMELEGKADEAELLRQVTPHTFRHFVGYHLLNEGVALAEVSQILRHRSVEVTRSFYASYADVQLQEVHDQFSADPWPDTDE; translated from the coding sequence ATGAACGACAAACGAGCTGACCAACACTTAACACCCGATACACCACTTACAGTTGCCGGCGCCGTATGGCTCGCCCGATTGTCTAGCGCCGGCCTCGACGAAGACGACGACGATCTCGATGAGCGCACCCGTGAGCAGCAGCGCCACCATGCCCGACAAACTATTGCCAGTTACGAGATCGCGCTGCGTCTCTTTACCCGCTGGGCCGAACGAAACGGACGGCAGCGCTTGGGTGATTTGCAGATCGGCGATCTGGTGGCGTATGCCCGCACCCTGCGCAAACGTAGCTACGACCTCTCGCAGCGAGCGGCAGCAGTACGAGCCGAGGGCCAACCACGCGAACGCCTCTCCGAACGCACCATCCACGCCTATGTTCGTCCGTTGTTCGGGTTCTTAGCCCTCGCCGACTCGCACGGCGCCATTCCGTTTCGGGTCGCCGCCGCTCGCCCTGAGGTAAGCCGGGTCTTGCCGCGGTTACCCGATCCGGTCGCACCAACCCCACCCGACCTGCGCCGGTTGGTGCGGTTTTACGACAAACCTCACGGCGAAGAGCGTGAACGGCAAACACTGACCCGCCTGCGCAACGCCGCCCTTCTCCACTTCCTCTTTTCGAGCGGAGCGCGCATCTCCGAAGCGCTCAGCCTCGATGTCGGCGATGTGACGCGCGACCGGCGCATCTTGGCACGGGTCATCGTGCGAGGGAAGGGCCGGCGGGAAGGTACGCTCTTCATCCGCAAACACGCTGAACTGGCCCTGCACCGCTACCTCACGGCGCGCAATTGGCCGTCGGCACGCGAACCGCTGTTTGTCGCCTTCGATCCACGTACCGGGGGCGAACGCCTCTCCCGAATTAGTGGTTGGCGGATTGTGACAACCGCGGCCCACGCCTTGGCCGATCAGATGGAGTTGGAGGGCAAGGCCGACGAGGCAGAATTGTTACGTCAAGTAACCCCTCACACGTTTCGCCATTTCGTCGGCTACCACCTCCTCAACGAAGGAGTAGCGCTGGCCGAAGTTTCGCAGATTTTACGCCACCGCAGTGTTGAGGTCACCCGCAGCTTCTACGCCAGCTATGCAGATGTGCAATTGCAAGAAGTGCATGACCAATTCAGTGCCGACCCATGGCCTGATACCGATGAATAG